In Rhodohalobacter sp. 614A, the sequence AAAGTAACCCAACACAAATGCCCACCCCGATTTCCAGAAAAACCCCAAGGCTGTTTTGGCTGATTCGCCGTAAAGATTAATGAATTCCATATTGAGTGTTATTTTGACTGATGAGTTGACATTTTTTTGCTCTTTTCAGCAAGATAAATGCTGAGTGCCGGTAAAAAGGTGATCTGAAAAATCGGAGACAGGCCCACTTGATAATTCAACAATTCAATGACCGCCATGTTCGAAGAATATTCCCACAGATCCAGTGCTTTTGCCATCCACTCCAGGAAAATGCTAATTGGAAAACTAACGCCTATCAAGAGTGCATAATCTTTGAAGTTTACGGGTTTAAATTGCCTGGAAGGGATCAGCGCTAAAGCCAGCTTCCAGAGCCCCAGAACAATAAGAATGTCACCGAAAATTGCTGCCCACATCCAGATTGTTGCTTTCCAAAAGGGCCAATCCCACATATCATACAAAAACAGGCATTGCGTAAACTCCCAAAGCGTATGCAGAAGGAAAGCCCAGAAAATGATATGCAGGGGTCGGTTTTGTTTCATTAAACAATCTCGAGATTCGCCATCATTCCTGCATCTTCGTGTTCGAGATTATGGCAGTGAAATACATAGAGGCCCTCTTCAGCACTGAAGGTCATAATAACCCGGACTCGTTCCCCCGGCATGACCAGAACGGTATCTTTCCACCCGGTTTCGGTGGGCAGAAGGCCACGGCTTCCGCTACGGCTTAGTACTTTGAATTGCACCGCATGGATATGCATGGGATGAGGAACCGCGGAATTGTTGATGAACTCCCAAATCTCGGTATCTCCCTGGTTTATCTGCTCGTCTACACGGAGCATTTCAAACAGTCGACCATTGATGGTGTGGCCGGTCATCATCTCCATGTCGAGCTCAATTCTTCGGGTGCGTACTGCGCTTTCCTCAGCCGGGAAGTTGGACTCAGAGAGCTGTGGAGGCAAATCGACGGTTGATGATGAGCTACTGTCACAATTTATGCGAAATTCCATGAGTGGAAATTCAGAGCCCTGTTCCGGGCCTGCTCCGCCCATCATTTGAGACATATTCCCCATCATTCCACCGTTGGAAGGAACTGAGAATTCTTTGCTGACTAATTCAGCAGAGTTGCCGGAAAATCCATCAGAGAAATCCACCAGTATATCAGCACGTTCTCCGGGAGCTAGCAAAAGTTCCGTAGTTTGAACAGGCTGAGGCAGGAGTCCGCCATCGGTGCCGATGACGGTAAACGGAGTTCGGCTGCGGAAAGCGATGTTATAAATACGCGCATTTGAGCCGTTGATCAACCTCAGCCGGTAGGTGCGAGGATGAACTTCATGATATGGATTGGGCACGCCGTTGATCAACATATGATCCCCCAGGTAGCCGGTCATCATGCGTTCCGGCATAGAAGGGTCGTAATAGATATTGCCCGAGTCGTCGATTTTTCGATCCTGAATGACCAGCGGCAGTTCGTATTCTCCGGACGGCAAATTCAGGACTTCTTCCTCTTCATCCGTCACAATAAAAAATCCGGCTAATCCCCGGTATACCTGCGGACCGGTAATTCTGTGTGGATGGGGATGGTACCAATAGGTGCCGGCCCGCTGATTGATCTGGAAGTCGTAAGAATAACTGCCATCGGAAATGACATCCTTTGGATGGCCGTCCATCTCAGGCGGCACGATCATTCCGTGCCAGTGGATAATACTTTCCTGGCCAATATCATTTTGGAATTGGATCTGGAAATGCTCTCCGCGTCTCTTGCGGATCGTTGGGCCGGGCAGACTTTCGTTAAACCGCAGGCCGTCTAAGGAATATTTGCCTGCAATCATAAGGTTACTAGGAGCTGCCTGAAGTATGTCACTATCCAATCCTCCGGGCAGCTGAAGCGGATTTTGGTACAAATCAGAACTGCTTATTCCGTCATTCACGCAAGAGGT encodes:
- a CDS encoding multicopper oxidase family protein, producing MDRKTFLKTAGAGAGYMLTPSVITSCVNDGISSSDLYQNPLQLPGGLDSDILQAAPSNLMIAGKYSLDGLRFNESLPGPTIRKRRGEHFQIQFQNDIGQESIIHWHGMIVPPEMDGHPKDVISDGSYSYDFQINQRAGTYWYHPHPHRITGPQVYRGLAGFFIVTDEEEEVLNLPSGEYELPLVIQDRKIDDSGNIYYDPSMPERMMTGYLGDHMLINGVPNPYHEVHPRTYRLRLINGSNARIYNIAFRSRTPFTVIGTDGGLLPQPVQTTELLLAPGERADILVDFSDGFSGNSAELVSKEFSVPSNGGMMGNMSQMMGGAGPEQGSEFPLMEFRINCDSSSSSTVDLPPQLSESNFPAEESAVRTRRIELDMEMMTGHTINGRLFEMLRVDEQINQGDTEIWEFINNSAVPHPMHIHAVQFKVLSRSGSRGLLPTETGWKDTVLVMPGERVRVIMTFSAEEGLYVFHCHNLEHEDAGMMANLEIV